A section of the bacterium genome encodes:
- a CDS encoding TlpA family protein disulfide reductase has translation QLAEAVKYTRQPGVYFHYGISLSNTGRKEDALKWYAKASVFGGEVSDSAYTKLVELWKYLGKPDTQLEPFVKKQAENLKTSYQKKVLSHRVIKKAPDFELDTVKDDWVVSLSDQKGSVVILCFWATWSRSSRLMINTLKNLSAKWGDSVLFLTIVTDKDIARVEKYLRDKKIWLPVLIDNKTGNDYGVRGVPTLYVIDKKGYINYVHRGFRPDIKDVLAIELNDLLK, from the coding sequence CAGCTTGCAGAAGCAGTTAAATATACGCGTCAGCCAGGAGTATATTTTCATTACGGGATTTCTCTTTCAAATACAGGAAGAAAAGAGGATGCTTTAAAGTGGTATGCAAAAGCTTCGGTTTTTGGGGGTGAGGTTTCAGACAGTGCATATACAAAACTCGTTGAGTTATGGAAATATCTTGGCAAACCTGATACTCAACTGGAACCCTTTGTTAAAAAACAGGCGGAAAACCTTAAGACTTCTTATCAGAAAAAAGTGCTTTCTCACAGAGTCATTAAAAAGGCTCCTGATTTCGAACTTGATACTGTGAAGGACGATTGGGTTGTCTCTCTAAGTGATCAGAAGGGATCTGTCGTAATTCTCTGTTTCTGGGCCACCTGGAGCAGATCATCCCGCCTTATGATAAACACGTTAAAGAATCTTTCTGCAAAGTGGGGAGATTCGGTTTTGTTTCTTACAATTGTTACAGACAAAGATATAGCAAGAGTTGAAAAGTATTTAAGAGACAAGAAAATATGGCTTCCGGTTTTAATTGATAATAAGACGGGTAATGATTATGGAGTACGCGGTGTCCCGACTCTGTATGTTATTGACAAAAAGGGATACATTAATTATGTTCACAGAGGATTCAGGCCTGATATTAAAGATGTGCTTGCAATTGAGCTAAATGATCTTTTAAAATAA